Proteins from a genomic interval of Equus quagga isolate Etosha38 chromosome 13, UCLA_HA_Equagga_1.0, whole genome shotgun sequence:
- the KLHDC8A gene encoding kelch domain-containing protein 8A translates to MEVPSVKDFQWKRLAPLPSRRVYCSLLETGGQVYAIGGCDDNGVPMDCFEVYSPEADQWTALPPLPTARAGVAVTALGKRIMVIGGVGTNQLPLKVVEMYNIDEGKWRRRSALREAAMGISVTAKDYRVYAAGGMGLDLRPHSHLQHYDMLKDMWVSLTPMPTPRYAATSFLRGSKIYVLGGRQSKYAVNAFEVFDIETRSWTKFPNIPCKRAFSSFVTLEDRLYSLGGLRQGRLYRQPKFLRTMDVFDMDQGGWLKMERSFFLKKRRADFVAGSLSGRVIVAGGLGNQPTVLETAEAFHPEKNKWEVLPAMPTPRCACSSTVVKNCLLAVGGVNQGLSNAVEALCVSDS, encoded by the exons ATGGAGGTGCCTAGCGTCAAGGACTTCCAGTGGAAGCGCCTGGCGCCCCTGCCCAGCCGCCGGGTCTACTGCTCCCTGCTGGAGACTGGGGGGCAGGTCTATGCTATCGGGGGATGTGACGACAACGGTGTCCCCATGGACTGCTTTGAGGTGTACTCCCCCGAGGCCGACCAGTGGACCGCCCTGCCGCCCCTGCCCACAGCCCGGGCCGGGGTGGCCGTCACCGCCCTGGGGAAGCGGATCATGGTGATCGGGGGCGTGGGCACCAATCAGCTGCCCCTGAAGGTCGTGGAGATGTACAACATCGATGAGggcaagtggaggaggaggagcgcgCTGCGTGAAGCTGCCATGGGCATTTCTGTCACGGCCAAAG ATTACCGAGTGTACGCCGCAGGCGGAATGGGCCTGGACCTCCGTCCACACAGCCACCTTCAACATTATGACATGCTCAAGGACATGTGGGTGTCCCTAACACCCATGCCCACTCCGAGATATGCTGCCACCTCCTTCCTCCGAGGTTCCAAGATCTACGTGCTGG GGGGACGACAGTCCAAGTATGCGGTCAATGCCTTTGAGGTCTTTGACATCGAGACTCGCTCCTGGACGAAGTTCCCCAACATCCCCTGTAAGCGGGCCTTCTCCAGCTTTGTGACCCTGGAGGACCGCTTGTATAGCCTGGGGGGCCTGCGGCAGGGTCGGCTCTACCGGCAGCCCAAGTTCCTCCGGACGATGGACGTGTTCGACATGGACCAGG GGGGATGGCTGAAGATGGAACGCTCGTTTTTCCTCAAGAAGCGACGGGCAGACTTTGTGGCCGGCTCTCTGAGTGGACGGGTCATAGTGGCTGGAGGACTTG GGAACCAGCCCACTGTCCTGGAGACAGCAGAGGCGTTCCACCCTGAGAAGAACAAGTGGGAGGTCCTCCCCGCCATGCCCACGCCCCGCTGTGCCTGCTCCAGCACTGTCGTCAAGAACTGCCTCCTGGCCGTGGGGGGCGTCAACCAGGGTCTGAGCAATGCAGTGGAAGCCCTGTGTGTCTCTGACTCCTAG